One stretch of Rhodoflexus caldus DNA includes these proteins:
- a CDS encoding HesB/IscA family protein, with translation MELQPVTITTAAANEIRYIMQNKGIPEGYALRVIAEGTSGCGGARYRLGFDKPREGDQQYTTQDIPVLYEKRQMMFLLGLEIDFEERETERGFVFNRK, from the coding sequence ATGGAACTGCAACCTGTTACGATAACAACGGCGGCAGCTAATGAAATCCGCTACATTATGCAAAACAAAGGCATACCCGAAGGTTATGCTCTTCGCGTAATTGCAGAAGGCACATCGGGCTGCGGCGGTGCGCGCTATCGCTTGGGCTTTGACAAACCGCGCGAAGGCGACCAACAGTACACCACACAAGACATCCCCGTATTGTATGAAAAACGCCAGATGATGTTTTTGTTGGGTCTGGAAATAGACTTTGAAGAGCGCGAAACCGAACGGGGCTTTGTTTTTAATCGGAAATAA
- a CDS encoding Ig-like domain-containing protein, with amino-acid sequence MKKIAFLGYLLCGIFAACIPIVDRFEPEIEVLTPLQTNYFIQDTIRLVLSFGDNDRLDSAVITIRKTGDVSGSGQIWNPTFNRRLLGRRYDDTLRIVIPANVQLGAYEMTVRLFDFSKNQRVQQFNFNVLGDARPPVIRQLALTGLRQDAAGNYLVCRQSVLNLTGSATDNIRIREVKAEIAGVFSVTRLIGSEEVRFDNLFARDLRIPPTVADNTRLALVITITDQSNNSTTRTFNLILSCDDEAPQIRVQTTEPQINANREVNLIEGDAFRILTGTITDNRRLGRLAVTFNALNARRDTVFRANLTGTTVQLATLLGNQRFLPPANATAGSIYEINLFAADSAGNNAEPFRIVLNITKDEPPQIVLAEARIRGVLTTLSLTQPNVLPIGAELVIFGKILEDKALEYVQIFWGPAQRPERVVNLTAAQLTVLPFDLSAPNSVNRFVITERDAAVSKEFILQFRVKDTRNPEVVQTYRFILP; translated from the coding sequence ATGAAAAAAATAGCCTTTTTAGGGTATTTGCTCTGTGGAATTTTTGCCGCCTGTATCCCTATTGTTGACCGATTTGAGCCTGAAATAGAAGTACTTACGCCACTGCAAACAAATTATTTCATTCAGGACACCATCAGATTGGTGCTAAGTTTCGGGGATAACGACCGACTGGATTCGGCAGTGATAACTATCCGCAAAACAGGTGATGTAAGCGGCAGCGGCCAAATCTGGAATCCAACCTTTAACCGCCGCTTACTTGGCAGGCGGTACGACGACACCTTGCGCATTGTCATTCCTGCAAATGTGCAGTTGGGAGCTTATGAGATGACCGTGCGACTGTTTGATTTTAGCAAAAATCAGCGAGTGCAACAGTTCAATTTTAATGTGTTGGGTGATGCCCGACCACCGGTTATCAGGCAACTCGCCCTGACAGGTTTACGGCAGGATGCTGCGGGTAACTATTTGGTTTGTCGTCAGTCGGTGCTCAACCTGACGGGTTCTGCAACAGACAATATTCGCATCCGAGAAGTAAAAGCCGAAATTGCGGGTGTGTTCAGCGTAACGCGCCTCATTGGCAGCGAAGAAGTCCGTTTTGACAACCTTTTTGCTCGCGACTTGCGCATTCCGCCAACCGTTGCTGATAACACACGGCTTGCATTGGTAATCACCATTACAGACCAGAGTAACAACAGCACTACCCGTACATTTAACCTCATCCTCAGTTGCGACGACGAAGCTCCGCAGATTCGGGTGCAAACAACAGAACCGCAAATCAATGCAAACAGAGAGGTTAATCTGATTGAAGGCGATGCATTTCGCATTTTGACGGGTACCATAACGGATAACCGCCGCTTAGGTCGTTTGGCTGTTACTTTCAATGCCCTTAATGCAAGACGCGACACGGTTTTCCGCGCCAATTTGACAGGAACAACAGTGCAGTTGGCTACTTTACTCGGCAATCAGCGATTTCTGCCGCCCGCAAACGCAACGGCAGGCAGCATTTACGAAATCAACCTGTTTGCGGCAGACAGTGCGGGCAACAATGCAGAACCTTTCCGTATAGTGCTCAACATCACCAAAGATGAGCCTCCGCAAATCGTATTGGCAGAAGCCCGTATCAGAGGGGTACTTACAACGCTTTCACTGACCCAGCCTAATGTGTTGCCCATTGGAGCAGAGTTAGTGATTTTCGGCAAAATATTGGAAGACAAGGCGTTAGAGTATGTACAAATTTTCTGGGGGCCTGCACAACGTCCTGAGCGTGTGGTAAACCTGACGGCAGCACAACTTACCGTACTGCCTTTTGACCTGTCAGCCCCTAATTCTGTTAATCGCTTCGTAATTACTGAAAGGGATGCGGCCGTAAGCAAGGAGTTTATTTTGCAGTTCCGTGTAAAAGACACTCGCAACCCCGAAGTGGTGCAGACTTATCGGTTCATTTTGCCGTAA
- a CDS encoding alpha-2-macroglobulin family protein: protein MKTSVLRYTIRVIAPLLVLTFACGKFGKNTLTVSGKNFGEEIALQQNLVIQFGEDIVPDSLIDKWLEISYLKITPEVKGKYKWNSRNELVFSPESGFKPSTNYTAEVTDKISSHVPERFKLSDEHVFKFHTPYLTLRSHEIFWAMNTRNQPELRVRMNFNYPVSPETVSRSTKVQVESSEASHKLQTTEPAAAAVIIAITGAQQPDNKPINIKIDAGLTTEGSDYKAEAISFGEIVPDRSDFRILQTETEYDGEQAYVYVYTNQMIGMNADDLKRALIISPQVAYTVELLDYGFLISGNFSTEQSYKLTISKALKGIFGGTLKADAEQQIVFGEVQAGIRFSAKKGIYLTNKGNKNIGVRITNIPQVSVKIFKVYKNNLLSYLRESGAFYQYDYEYDYESDYDSYFYGDFANYGDLIFEKEYATRDLPKVGSEQLISLDIRDDKPFRGIYVVQVQSTQDQWLRANKLVSLSDIGLVAKATGNEVVVMANSIMTAQPAAGVDITLVSTNNQEIATLKTDANGIARFADMKTKAPGFVTAMIFANQGDDFTYMHFKQTQVATARYEVGGMRENSAGLQAFLYGDRDLYRPDETMYLKAIVRDGQWNPAKNLPVKLRVLLPDGKEFISRRGMLNAQGTYETSVQIPASNVTGTYTVELLSGNDVLLQSRNVNVEDFIPDRIKVNTNVDKTVVRTGETVNFSAQAVNLFGPPARNRKYEVEMSLTRKAFTAKQLPDYDFTLSGRTDVYFEQATASGTTNEEGKFFANFRISPAYKNLGVLEGKIYSTVFDESGRAVNRQTKFEVLTQPLMYGIKNFTRYADVRQPVYIPIVAVNHKGEVQSSAKARVVIVRYQWQNALEREEYSQYYRYVSRKKEIVVKDETISLSGTSTTYPFVPMESGEYQIRVAPTGDDMATYAAQDFYAYSFGMATSTSFEINREGLVQIETDKASYQVGEQAKLLFKTPFKGRMWVTIERNEVLDQFFVDTDGRTGSLTLPVKKEYLPNVYVAVTLIKPADDSSIPLTVAHGYRNLTVEDGNTKLDVKITAAAKSRSNTKQEIVVQTNRKQSDIEVTLAVVDEGILLLKNYQSPDPHRFFFQKRALEVNSYDLYPKLFPELKALQRNYGADYYDLGKRLNPLANKRVKPVSFWSGTLRTNGSGEARYTIDIPQFSGELRIMAVAAKDNAFGSASTSMTVADPMVISMALPRFLSPNDEIEVPVMLANTTANNTQAQAKLSTTGAVEIVGESSQSVAVSANGENQAMFRLKAKPQIGESQIKVEVSALGEKFTQTINLGVRPAVSLLKASGSGRVESGKPQQIDLLRDYLAGSVDARLTISRSPVMEFGKELNYLLQYPYGCVEQTISTAFPQLYLAELIPAPKSNLMSVGKSALNVQEAIRRIQTMQLYSGGLAYWPGGAEESWWGSIYALHFLTEARKAGYEVDAKMLTNLTGYVSSKAKKKSMVDYEYYDAANQRKKVKVTPREVPYSLYVMALTGKPDVSTMNYYKNRSNTLSLDSRYLLATAYMLAGDVASYRKLLPTQFSGERAVQAFDGSFHSYLRDQAVVLNALIETDPQNGQIAAMARQLSQQLKQAKYINTQEAAFSLLALGKLARKAGESEATAAITADGKKIADFKGATLTLTSKDVAGKKVQIQAQGGSLYYFWEMEGLNSTGAYPEEDSYLKVRREFYDRNGNRLNTNAFNQNDLVVVKISLQTTNGATVPNVVVSDLIPAGFEIENPRINSLPGMAWTEKATAPQHTDIRDDRIHLFTTAGPGVSEFYYVVRAVTKGTFRMGPVSADAMYNGEYHSYNGGGEITVR, encoded by the coding sequence ATGAAAACCTCCGTGCTTCGGTACACCATTCGGGTAATAGCCCCCTTGTTAGTACTCACTTTTGCCTGTGGCAAATTCGGCAAAAATACCCTGACTGTTTCCGGCAAAAATTTTGGCGAAGAAATCGCTTTGCAGCAAAATTTAGTCATTCAATTTGGCGAAGATATCGTTCCTGATTCGCTGATTGACAAGTGGTTAGAGATTTCGTACCTGAAAATTACGCCTGAGGTCAAAGGGAAATACAAGTGGAACTCCCGCAACGAATTGGTTTTTTCGCCCGAATCAGGGTTTAAGCCGAGTACCAACTACACGGCCGAAGTTACCGACAAAATTTCCTCGCATGTGCCGGAGCGTTTTAAGCTAAGCGACGAACACGTATTTAAATTTCATACGCCTTACCTGACTTTGCGCAGTCATGAAATATTTTGGGCAATGAACACCCGGAATCAACCGGAACTGCGCGTGCGCATGAATTTTAACTATCCTGTCAGCCCCGAGACTGTTAGCCGCAGTACCAAAGTACAGGTAGAAAGTTCGGAAGCAAGCCACAAACTTCAAACGACAGAACCTGCCGCTGCTGCCGTCATTATTGCCATAACAGGCGCTCAACAGCCTGATAACAAGCCGATTAATATTAAGATTGATGCCGGCTTGACAACAGAAGGCAGCGATTACAAAGCGGAGGCTATCTCATTTGGCGAGATAGTGCCCGACCGCAGCGACTTCCGCATTTTGCAAACCGAAACCGAGTATGACGGCGAGCAAGCCTATGTATATGTTTACACCAACCAGATGATAGGCATGAACGCCGACGACCTGAAACGTGCACTCATCATAAGCCCGCAGGTTGCCTATACGGTAGAATTGCTGGATTACGGTTTTTTGATTTCAGGTAATTTTTCAACCGAACAAAGCTATAAACTCACCATCAGCAAAGCGCTCAAAGGTATTTTCGGAGGCACACTCAAAGCCGATGCCGAGCAGCAGATTGTGTTCGGAGAGGTGCAGGCGGGCATCCGATTTTCAGCAAAAAAAGGCATTTACCTGACCAACAAAGGCAATAAAAATATAGGAGTACGCATCACCAACATTCCGCAAGTTTCGGTTAAGATTTTCAAGGTTTACAAAAACAACCTGTTGAGTTACCTGCGCGAATCGGGTGCTTTCTATCAATACGATTATGAGTATGACTACGAAAGCGACTATGACAGCTACTTTTACGGCGATTTTGCCAACTACGGCGACCTGATTTTTGAAAAAGAATACGCAACCCGCGACCTGCCCAAAGTCGGCAGCGAACAACTGATTAGTCTGGATATTCGCGACGATAAGCCTTTCAGAGGTATTTATGTGGTACAAGTGCAGTCCACGCAAGACCAGTGGCTGCGTGCCAATAAATTGGTTTCGCTTTCCGACATTGGGTTGGTGGCCAAAGCAACAGGCAATGAGGTGGTTGTGATGGCCAATTCCATTATGACCGCACAACCCGCAGCAGGTGTGGACATAACCTTGGTCAGCACTAACAATCAGGAGATTGCGACGCTGAAAACAGATGCCAACGGCATTGCACGCTTTGCAGATATGAAAACCAAAGCGCCGGGTTTTGTTACTGCCATGATTTTTGCCAATCAGGGCGACGATTTTACCTACATGCACTTTAAGCAAACGCAGGTAGCTACTGCACGCTATGAGGTAGGAGGGATGCGGGAGAATAGTGCCGGTCTTCAAGCGTTTCTGTATGGCGACCGCGACCTCTACCGCCCCGATGAAACCATGTACCTGAAAGCCATCGTGCGCGACGGGCAATGGAATCCGGCTAAAAATCTGCCCGTCAAACTGCGTGTTTTGCTTCCCGACGGCAAGGAGTTTATCAGCAGGCGCGGTATGCTGAACGCACAGGGCACGTATGAAACTTCCGTACAAATTCCTGCAAGCAATGTAACCGGTACTTATACGGTAGAACTGCTCAGTGGCAATGATGTTTTATTGCAATCGCGCAACGTAAATGTGGAAGATTTTATTCCAGACCGTATCAAAGTGAATACGAATGTGGATAAAACCGTAGTTAGAACAGGCGAAACCGTGAATTTCAGTGCACAGGCCGTAAACCTGTTCGGCCCTCCGGCGCGCAACCGCAAATACGAGGTAGAAATGTCGCTGACGCGTAAGGCCTTTACTGCCAAGCAGTTACCCGATTACGATTTTACGCTCAGCGGCCGTACCGATGTCTATTTTGAGCAGGCCACAGCCTCCGGCACAACCAATGAGGAAGGTAAGTTTTTTGCCAACTTTCGCATTTCACCCGCCTACAAGAATCTGGGCGTATTGGAAGGGAAAATTTACTCTACTGTTTTTGATGAATCGGGTAGGGCTGTAAATCGCCAAACCAAGTTTGAGGTGCTCACCCAGCCCCTGATGTACGGCATCAAAAACTTTACGCGTTATGCCGATGTGCGTCAGCCTGTTTATATCCCCATTGTGGCGGTGAATCACAAGGGAGAAGTACAAAGCAGTGCGAAGGCACGCGTGGTAATTGTGCGCTACCAGTGGCAAAATGCCTTGGAGCGTGAAGAATATTCCCAATATTACAGGTACGTATCCCGCAAGAAAGAAATTGTGGTGAAAGATGAAACCATTTCGCTATCGGGTACTTCTACGACTTATCCTTTTGTGCCGATGGAATCGGGAGAGTATCAGATACGGGTAGCACCCACCGGCGACGATATGGCTACTTATGCCGCACAGGATTTTTATGCCTATTCGTTCGGCATGGCCACCTCTACCTCTTTTGAAATCAACCGCGAAGGTTTGGTACAGATAGAAACCGACAAGGCATCTTATCAGGTTGGCGAGCAGGCCAAACTCTTATTTAAAACGCCTTTTAAAGGCCGTATGTGGGTAACAATTGAACGCAATGAGGTTTTAGACCAGTTTTTTGTAGATACCGACGGACGTACAGGCTCACTTACTTTGCCTGTCAAGAAGGAGTACTTGCCCAACGTGTATGTAGCTGTTACGCTCATCAAACCTGCTGACGACAGCTCTATACCGCTCACGGTGGCACACGGCTATCGCAACCTGACAGTTGAGGATGGGAATACGAAACTGGACGTAAAAATTACGGCAGCGGCGAAGTCGCGCTCCAATACCAAACAGGAAATTGTAGTGCAAACCAACCGCAAACAATCTGATATTGAGGTAACACTGGCCGTAGTGGACGAGGGGATTTTACTGCTCAAAAACTACCAGTCGCCCGATCCGCACCGTTTCTTTTTTCAAAAACGCGCGTTGGAAGTAAACAGCTACGACCTGTATCCAAAGCTATTCCCCGAACTGAAAGCCTTGCAGCGCAACTACGGTGCCGATTACTACGATTTGGGTAAGCGCCTCAATCCGTTAGCCAACAAGCGGGTGAAACCTGTTTCTTTTTGGAGCGGAACGCTGCGCACCAACGGCAGCGGCGAAGCACGTTATACGATTGATATTCCGCAGTTCAGCGGCGAGTTGCGCATTATGGCAGTTGCTGCCAAAGACAACGCATTTGGCTCGGCAAGTACCTCCATGACCGTTGCCGACCCGATGGTTATCAGTATGGCACTGCCGCGATTCCTCAGCCCCAATGACGAAATAGAAGTGCCTGTTATGCTGGCAAATACTACTGCCAACAATACACAGGCGCAGGCCAAACTAAGCACTACGGGCGCTGTGGAAATTGTGGGCGAGTCGTCGCAAAGCGTTGCAGTTTCTGCCAATGGCGAAAATCAGGCAATGTTCCGCCTGAAAGCTAAACCACAGATAGGCGAAAGCCAAATTAAGGTAGAGGTAAGCGCTTTGGGTGAAAAATTCACACAAACCATCAATTTAGGTGTGCGCCCTGCTGTTTCTTTGCTGAAAGCCAGTGGTTCGGGGCGCGTAGAAAGCGGCAAACCGCAACAAATTGACCTGCTGCGCGACTATCTGGCAGGTTCCGTAGATGCCCGCCTGACCATCAGCCGTTCCCCTGTTATGGAATTTGGCAAAGAATTGAACTATTTGCTGCAATACCCTTACGGATGTGTAGAGCAAACCATTTCTACGGCTTTCCCGCAGTTGTACCTTGCAGAATTGATTCCCGCGCCGAAAAGCAACCTGATGTCGGTAGGCAAAAGTGCATTGAATGTGCAGGAAGCCATCCGCCGCATACAAACCATGCAACTGTATTCGGGCGGTCTTGCCTACTGGCCGGGCGGTGCCGAAGAAAGTTGGTGGGGCAGCATCTATGCATTACATTTCCTCACAGAAGCCCGCAAAGCAGGTTACGAAGTGGATGCCAAAATGCTCACTAACTTGACAGGGTATGTAAGCAGCAAAGCCAAAAAGAAGAGCATGGTGGATTATGAGTACTACGATGCAGCCAATCAGCGCAAGAAAGTGAAAGTTACGCCGCGCGAAGTGCCTTATTCACTTTACGTGATGGCACTGACGGGCAAGCCGGATGTTTCCACCATGAACTACTATAAAAATCGCAGCAATACACTTTCCTTAGATAGTCGCTACCTGCTGGCTACTGCCTACATGCTTGCCGGCGATGTAGCTTCTTATCGTAAGTTGTTGCCTACACAGTTTAGCGGAGAGCGCGCCGTTCAGGCATTTGACGGCAGTTTCCATTCTTACCTGCGCGACCAAGCAGTTGTACTCAACGCATTAATTGAAACCGACCCTCAAAACGGACAAATTGCTGCAATGGCGCGTCAGCTTTCGCAGCAATTGAAACAGGCAAAGTATATCAATACGCAGGAGGCCGCATTCTCCTTGCTGGCATTGGGTAAATTAGCCCGCAAAGCAGGAGAGTCGGAGGCTACGGCCGCAATTACTGCCGATGGCAAAAAAATAGCCGACTTCAAAGGTGCAACCCTGACCCTGACAAGCAAAGACGTAGCAGGTAAAAAAGTCCAGATTCAGGCACAGGGCGGCAGCCTGTACTACTTCTGGGAGATGGAAGGCTTAAACAGCACGGGCGCTTACCCCGAAGAGGACAGCTACTTGAAAGTGCGCCGAGAATTTTATGACCGAAACGGCAACCGCTTGAATACTAATGCGTTTAATCAAAATGACTTGGTAGTAGTTAAAATCAGTTTACAAACGACCAACGGAGCAACCGTGCCGAATGTAGTGGTTTCTGACCTGATTCCTGCGGGTTTTGAGATTGAAAATCCACGTATCAATTCTCTGCCCGGCATGGCATGGACAGAAAAAGCAACCGCCCCGCAGCACACCGATATTCGGGATGACCGCATCCACCTGTTTACTACCGCAGGGCCGGGTGTATCGGAGTTTTACTACGTGGTGCGAGCTGTAACCAAAGGCACATTCCGCATGGGGCCTGTAAGCGCCGATGCAATGTACAATGGTGAATATCATTCTTACAACGGAGGAGGGGAAATAACCGTGCGCTGA
- the pdxH gene encoding pyridoxamine 5'-phosphate oxidase, translating to MQISDIRKEYTRHTFNEQDAAASPFEQFNKWLHEALHSGIPEPTAMNLATVGANGRPSARIVLLKHVDSGFVFFTNYASRKGIDLQQHPFAALTFHWVEMERQVRIEGKVEMVEPALSDEYFNSRPLMSRIGAIASEQSRPLPNREVLENRMRVLEAEYADKEPARPQNWGGYRLIPDYFEFWQGRRSRLHDRIVYEFAADGSWKIYRIAP from the coding sequence ATGCAAATCTCAGATATCCGCAAGGAATATACACGCCATACTTTTAATGAGCAGGACGCTGCCGCCTCTCCCTTTGAGCAGTTTAACAAATGGCTTCACGAAGCGCTGCACAGCGGTATTCCTGAACCTACCGCCATGAATTTGGCTACGGTCGGGGCTAACGGCAGACCTTCGGCACGCATTGTTTTGCTCAAACACGTGGACAGTGGTTTTGTATTCTTTACTAACTATGCAAGCCGAAAAGGCATTGACTTACAACAACATCCGTTTGCTGCACTCACTTTTCACTGGGTAGAGATGGAGCGTCAGGTGCGCATTGAGGGAAAAGTAGAGATGGTTGAGCCTGCACTGTCGGATGAGTATTTTAACAGCCGTCCTTTGATGAGCCGAATCGGGGCGATTGCCTCCGAACAAAGCCGCCCTTTGCCGAACAGGGAGGTTCTGGAAAACAGAATGAGGGTATTAGAAGCCGAATATGCGGACAAAGAACCTGCCCGTCCGCAAAACTGGGGAGGCTATCGGCTCATTCCCGATTATTTTGAATTTTGGCAAGGCCGCCGCAGTCGCCTGCACGACCGCATCGTTTATGAGTTTGCGGCCGATGGTTCATGGAAAATCTATCGGATTGCACCCTAA
- the aroQ gene encoding type II 3-dehydroquinate dehydratase: MTEIIIINGPNLNLLGKREPEIYGTNTFENFFGLLQKEFSNVANISYFQSNHEGVIIDKLHEVGFSGAGIVLNAGGLTHTSVALGDAVAAIPSPVVEVHISNIHAREPFRHHSYISKYAKGVIVGCGLNGYRLAVMHLLQM; the protein is encoded by the coding sequence ATGACAGAAATCATCATTATTAACGGCCCCAACCTGAACTTGCTCGGCAAACGCGAGCCTGAAATTTATGGAACCAATACTTTTGAAAATTTTTTTGGTCTGCTGCAAAAAGAATTTAGTAATGTGGCAAATATCTCCTATTTTCAGTCCAATCACGAGGGCGTTATTATTGACAAACTGCACGAAGTAGGTTTTAGCGGTGCCGGTATTGTGCTGAATGCGGGCGGACTTACGCACACTTCGGTCGCTTTGGGCGATGCTGTGGCAGCCATTCCGTCGCCCGTGGTGGAAGTGCATATTTCCAATATTCATGCCCGCGAACCGTTTCGCCACCACAGCTATATCAGCAAATATGCCAAAGGTGTAATTGTTGGTTGCGGGCTAAACGGCTATCGGCTGGCAGTCATGCACCTGTTGCAGATGTGA
- a CDS encoding DUF7935 family protein, with protein MEILTELLKIIIPAGIVLYGMYLTVRTFLNKDFERRLVELKAKYIDVTLPLRLQAYERMALFLERISAPNLLMRLNDSELTAVQLQSILLEEIRSEFAHNFSQQVYMSDEAWEKIRTAMDNMVAMINDSASEVAPDEPGIKLAKAIVSNIIAQNDDITGNALKFLKAEVRNFL; from the coding sequence ATGGAAATACTGACAGAATTGTTGAAGATTATTATCCCTGCCGGCATTGTGCTTTATGGCATGTACTTGACCGTTCGTACATTTTTAAACAAAGATTTTGAACGTCGGCTGGTAGAATTAAAGGCAAAATATATTGATGTTACCCTTCCGTTGCGTTTGCAAGCATATGAGCGAATGGCGTTGTTTCTGGAACGCATTTCTGCCCCCAACCTGCTCATGCGATTGAATGACAGCGAATTGACAGCCGTTCAGTTGCAAAGCATTTTGCTCGAGGAAATCAGGAGCGAATTTGCTCACAACTTTTCACAACAGGTTTACATGAGTGACGAAGCGTGGGAAAAAATTCGCACGGCCATGGACAATATGGTAGCCATGATTAACGATTCTGCCTCCGAAGTTGCTCCCGACGAGCCCGGTATAAAGCTCGCCAAAGCGATTGTCAGCAATATTATTGCCCAAAACGATGACATTACGGGCAATGCCTTGAAGTTTTTAAAAGCAGAAGTTCGTAACTTCCTGTAA